Proteins co-encoded in one Gossypium arboreum isolate Shixiya-1 chromosome 11, ASM2569848v2, whole genome shotgun sequence genomic window:
- the LOC108471337 gene encoding uncharacterized protein LOC108471337 has protein sequence MKGSVIADFLASRALEDYDPLNFAFPNEEIMYVAAAEEDTIKGHSWKLNFDGASNAVGNGVRAVLVSPGGDHYSFTCKLDFDCMNNMTEYEACIMGLKAAIERKINHWKYMEILRWLVLGLVEEFDDITFNYLPRDENQMADALDTLASMIKVSRQEDMKPIQMSICEASAYCYNIEEEERDDCPWYQDIL, from the exons ATGAAAGGGAGCgtaatagcagattttctggccagtcGAGCTTTAGAAGATTATGACCCCTTGAACTTTGCTTTCCCCAATGAGGAGATAATGTATGTGGCAGCTGCTGAAGAGGACACTATAAAAGGTCACTCTTGGAAATTAAATTTTGATGGAGCCTCAAACGCTGTGGGTAATGGAGTTAGAGCAGTTCTGGTATCTCCAGGTGGTGATCATTATTCGttcacatgtaaattggattttgattgtatgAATAATATGacagaatatgaagcatgcatcatgggccTCAAAGCAGCTATAGAACGCAAGATCAATCattggaagtatatggagattctgcgctg GTTGGTATTGGGGTTAGttgaagagtttgatgatattacttTCAACTATCTCCCGCGCGATGAAAACCAGATGGCGGATGCTTTGGATACTTTAGCTTCCATGATCAAAGTAAGCAGACAAGAAGATATGAaacccattcagatgagtatttgtgAGGCCTCGGCTTATTGTTATAAtatagaggaagaagagagagatGATTgtccttggtatcaagatatattgtgA